Proteins found in one Herbiconiux sp. A18JL235 genomic segment:
- a CDS encoding ABC transporter ATP-binding protein, protein MIEATTLTKRYGAKTAVDGVSFTVRPGLVTGFLGPNGAGKSTTMRMIVGLDRPTSGSVTVNGRRYAEHSSPLHEVGALLEAKAVHTGRSARNHLRAIAATHGIPNRRVDEVIDLTGLHSVAGKRVGGFSLGMGQRLGLAAALLGDPATLILDEPVNGLDPEGVLWVRGFVRALAAEGRTVLLSSHLMSEMALTADHIIVIGKGKVIADSPVADIVGSTQTFVRATSPRIDELARWLAHPDVTVTSVAADTVEVRGLAAEVIGDAALAAGVALHELTTVRGSLEDAYMNLTRDEVEYRTTVAPNAAVAR, encoded by the coding sequence ATGATCGAAGCGACAACCCTCACCAAACGCTATGGAGCCAAGACCGCGGTCGACGGCGTGAGCTTCACGGTGCGACCCGGACTCGTGACCGGGTTCCTCGGCCCGAACGGCGCCGGCAAGTCGACGACCATGCGCATGATCGTGGGCCTCGACCGGCCCACCAGCGGCTCGGTGACCGTGAACGGCCGCCGCTACGCCGAGCACAGCTCGCCCCTCCACGAGGTGGGCGCCCTGCTCGAGGCGAAGGCCGTGCACACCGGCCGCAGCGCCCGCAACCACCTCCGTGCCATCGCGGCGACCCACGGCATCCCGAACCGTCGGGTCGACGAGGTTATCGACCTCACGGGCCTGCACTCGGTGGCGGGCAAGCGCGTCGGCGGCTTCTCGCTCGGCATGGGCCAGCGGCTCGGCCTTGCCGCGGCCCTGCTCGGCGACCCGGCCACCCTCATCCTCGACGAGCCCGTCAACGGGCTCGACCCCGAGGGCGTGCTCTGGGTGCGCGGCTTCGTGCGGGCGCTCGCGGCGGAGGGCCGCACGGTGCTGCTGTCGAGCCACCTGATGAGCGAGATGGCGCTCACCGCCGACCACATCATCGTGATCGGCAAGGGCAAGGTCATCGCCGATTCCCCGGTCGCCGACATCGTCGGTTCGACCCAGACCTTCGTGCGGGCGACCAGCCCGCGCATCGACGAGCTCGCCAGGTGGCTCGCCCACCCCGACGTGACGGTCACCAGCGTGGCCGCCGACACCGTCGAGGTGCGCGGGCTCGCGGCCGAGGTCATCGGCGACGCCGCGCTCGCCGCGGGCGTCGCCCTGCACGAGCTCACCACCGTTCGAGGCTCTCTGGAGGACGCCTACATGAATCTCACCCGCGACGAAGTCGAGTACCGCACCACGGTCGCTCCGAATGCGGCGGTGGCACGATGA
- a CDS encoding acyl-CoA dehydrogenase — MTTTVDTTSSDSTRDARGEDAVEPDAIENELDRPIRPERRASTNDVVVARTDVEWLGRYLLGTWAEVRMGARELTARPELQRIEGLGLDEHRERVFGQLKLLVENGQVHRAFPKSVGGEDDHGGNIAGFEELVTADPSLQIKSGVQWGLFGAAVLHLGTSYHHETFLPGIMSLEVPGAFAMTETGHGSDVAAIGTTATYDEATQEFVIDTPFRGAWKDYLGNAAKDGVAAVLFAQLVTKNVNHGVHAFFVPIRDAATGEFLPGVGGEDDGLKGGLNGIDNGRLHFDGVRIPRVNLLNRYGDIAEDGTYSSPIASPGRRFFTMLGTLVQGRVSLDGASTAAAKIALKIAITYGNERRQFTAGSDTDEEVLLDYQLHQKRLMPKLATTYAASFAHEQLLTKFDQVFSGAADTDDDRQDLETLAAALKPLSTWHALETLQEAREACGGAGFLAENRLVGLRADLDVYATFEGDNHVLLQLVAKRLLSDYGKRFAKADFGVLARYVVEQAAGRTVNSSGLRSLGQTIVDFGSTARSVGQLRDASAQRQLLTDRVHTMVAEVAGKLRPAPKMSKKDAAALFNQHQSEIIEAARAHAELLQWEAFTEALEGEQGLASGMDDSTRVVLTWLRDLFGLGLIEKHLDWYLMHGRLSPKRAQAVGLYTERLSARLRPHAQDLVDAFGYGPEHLRAAIATGAEKERQTEAREYYRAARAAGTLPAEEKSLGKKP; from the coding sequence ATGACGACCACCGTCGACACCACCAGCTCCGACTCGACCCGCGACGCCCGCGGAGAAGACGCCGTCGAGCCGGACGCCATCGAGAACGAGCTCGATCGTCCGATCCGCCCCGAGCGTCGTGCCTCGACCAACGACGTCGTGGTGGCGCGCACCGACGTGGAGTGGCTCGGCCGGTACCTCCTCGGCACCTGGGCCGAGGTGCGGATGGGGGCCCGCGAACTCACCGCCCGCCCCGAGCTGCAGCGCATCGAAGGGCTGGGACTCGACGAGCATCGCGAGCGCGTGTTCGGGCAGTTGAAGCTGCTGGTCGAGAACGGTCAGGTGCACCGCGCGTTCCCGAAGTCGGTGGGCGGCGAAGACGACCACGGCGGCAACATCGCGGGCTTCGAGGAGCTCGTCACCGCCGACCCGAGCCTGCAGATCAAGTCGGGGGTGCAGTGGGGCCTGTTCGGCGCCGCGGTGTTGCACCTCGGCACGAGCTACCACCACGAGACCTTCCTCCCCGGAATCATGAGCCTCGAGGTGCCCGGCGCCTTCGCCATGACCGAGACCGGTCACGGGTCGGATGTCGCGGCCATCGGCACCACTGCCACCTACGACGAGGCGACCCAGGAGTTCGTGATCGACACCCCGTTCCGGGGCGCCTGGAAGGACTACCTCGGCAACGCGGCGAAGGACGGCGTGGCCGCCGTGCTGTTCGCGCAGCTCGTCACGAAGAACGTCAACCACGGGGTGCACGCCTTCTTCGTGCCGATCCGCGACGCGGCGACGGGCGAGTTCCTCCCCGGTGTCGGAGGAGAGGACGACGGGCTGAAGGGCGGGCTGAACGGCATCGACAACGGCCGTCTGCACTTCGACGGGGTGCGCATCCCGCGCGTGAACCTGCTGAACCGCTACGGCGACATCGCCGAAGACGGCACCTACTCGAGCCCCATCGCGAGCCCTGGCCGCCGTTTCTTCACCATGCTCGGCACGCTCGTGCAGGGGCGGGTGTCGCTCGACGGCGCCTCGACGGCGGCGGCGAAGATCGCGCTGAAGATCGCGATCACCTACGGCAACGAGCGCCGCCAGTTCACGGCGGGCAGCGACACCGACGAAGAGGTGCTGCTCGACTACCAGCTGCACCAGAAGCGGCTCATGCCGAAGCTCGCCACCACCTACGCCGCGAGCTTCGCGCACGAGCAATTGCTCACGAAGTTCGACCAGGTGTTCTCGGGCGCCGCCGACACCGACGACGACCGGCAAGACCTCGAGACCCTCGCCGCCGCCCTCAAGCCGCTGTCGACCTGGCACGCGCTCGAGACGTTGCAGGAGGCGCGCGAGGCGTGCGGCGGTGCCGGCTTCCTCGCCGAGAACCGCCTGGTGGGCCTGCGCGCCGACCTCGACGTGTACGCCACCTTCGAGGGCGACAACCACGTGCTGCTGCAGCTCGTGGCCAAGCGTCTGCTGAGCGATTACGGCAAGCGGTTCGCCAAGGCCGACTTCGGTGTGCTGGCCAGGTACGTGGTGGAGCAGGCGGCCGGCCGCACCGTGAACTCGTCTGGGCTGCGCTCGCTCGGGCAGACCATCGTCGACTTCGGCTCGACGGCGCGCTCCGTCGGACAGCTGCGTGACGCATCCGCTCAGCGCCAGCTGCTCACCGATCGCGTGCACACCATGGTGGCCGAGGTCGCGGGCAAGCTCCGCCCGGCCCCGAAGATGTCGAAGAAGGATGCTGCGGCGCTGTTCAACCAGCACCAGAGCGAGATCATCGAGGCGGCGAGGGCCCACGCCGAGCTGCTGCAGTGGGAGGCCTTCACCGAGGCGCTCGAGGGCGAGCAGGGCCTCGCCTCGGGCATGGACGACAGCACCCGCGTCGTGCTCACGTGGCTGCGCGATCTGTTCGGGCTCGGGCTGATCGAGAAGCACCTGGACTGGTACCTCATGCACGGGCGCCTGTCGCCCAAGCGCGCGCAGGCGGTCGGGCTCTACACCGAGCGGCTCTCGGCCCGACTGCGCCCGCACGCCCAAGACCTCGTCGACGCCTTCGGCTACGGCCCCGAGCACCTGCGTGCGGCGATCGCCACGGGTGCCGAGAAAGAGCGGCAGACCGAGGCGCGCGAGTACTACCGGGCCGCGCGCGCCGCGGGCACCCTCCCCGCGGAGGAGAAGTCGCTCGGCAAGAAGCCGTAG
- a CDS encoding PadR family transcriptional regulator — MGKQATEILKGVLEGIVLAILAARPGHGYEITTWLREQGFTDIAEGTVYALLVRIEQRGLVDVEKVPSEKGPPRKVYTLNAEGRRQLDEFWSTWGFLVDRLEQLRTNQLRTTQEGQ; from the coding sequence ATGGGCAAGCAGGCGACCGAGATACTGAAGGGCGTGCTCGAGGGCATCGTGCTGGCGATCCTCGCCGCGCGCCCGGGGCACGGGTACGAGATCACGACCTGGCTGCGCGAGCAGGGCTTCACCGACATCGCCGAGGGCACCGTCTACGCCCTCCTCGTGCGCATCGAGCAGCGCGGGCTCGTCGACGTGGAGAAGGTGCCCTCGGAGAAGGGCCCACCGCGCAAGGTCTACACGCTGAACGCCGAAGGCCGGCGCCAGCTCGACGAGTTCTGGAGCACCTGGGGCTTCCTCGTCGACCGGCTCGAACAGCTCCGCACGAATCAGCTCCGCACGACGCAGGAAGGACAGTAA
- a CDS encoding ABC transporter permease produces MIGSALGDTVVLLGRSLRHVTRSVDTVITTAIMPVAIMLLFVYVLGGAIDTGKVAYVDYLLPGILLITIASGVSYTAFRLFGDLKSGVFERFQSMPIARSSVLWAHVLTSLAANLVSVVVVTGVALVMGFRSGAGVLGWLAVLGILVVFTLALTWIAVLAGLAAKTVDGASAFSYPLILLPFVSSAFVPTESMPAPVAWFAENQPVTSIVDTLRALFASQPVGGEIVVALAWCLGILVVAYVAAMLMYRRRFG; encoded by the coding sequence ATGATCGGCTCCGCTCTCGGCGACACCGTCGTGCTGCTCGGCAGGTCGCTCCGGCACGTCACCCGCAGCGTCGACACCGTCATCACCACGGCGATCATGCCGGTCGCCATCATGCTGCTGTTCGTCTACGTTCTGGGTGGCGCGATCGACACCGGCAAGGTGGCCTACGTCGACTACCTGCTGCCGGGCATCCTGCTCATCACCATCGCCTCGGGCGTCTCGTACACGGCGTTCCGGCTGTTCGGCGACCTGAAGAGCGGCGTGTTCGAGCGCTTCCAGTCGATGCCGATCGCCCGCTCCTCCGTGCTCTGGGCGCACGTGCTCACCTCGCTCGCGGCGAACCTCGTGTCGGTCGTCGTCGTCACGGGCGTGGCGCTCGTCATGGGGTTCCGCTCCGGCGCCGGCGTGCTGGGCTGGCTCGCGGTGCTCGGCATCCTCGTGGTGTTCACCCTCGCGCTCACCTGGATCGCGGTGCTCGCGGGGCTCGCCGCCAAGACGGTCGACGGAGCGAGCGCGTTCTCGTACCCGCTCATCCTGCTGCCGTTCGTGAGCTCGGCCTTCGTGCCCACGGAGTCGATGCCGGCGCCTGTGGCCTGGTTCGCCGAGAACCAGCCGGTGACCTCGATCGTCGACACGCTGCGGGCGCTGTTCGCGTCGCAGCCCGTCGGCGGCGAGATCGTGGTGGCGCTGGCCTGGTGCCTCGGCATCCTCGTCGTCGCCTACGTCGCCGCGATGCTGATGTACCGCAGGCGCTTCGGCTGA
- a CDS encoding DUF305 domain-containing protein encodes MTPEEPRPPEEPQPREATRAQTRDEPRDAEPTSATTIRPSRGRLTLAAVVAAAVVALVAFSAGWLAAPRIATPSDTSVEAGFSRDMQEHHNQAVDMAMNVREQSDDPEIRQLAYDIATSQANQSGQMYAWLNLWGLPQAASQPSMTWMLQPVIDGSDGGHAHTSAAGTGDMVPGEPMPGMATAADLDRLSQLQGVEAEKLFLELMIAHHKGGVEMAEAVEARSSNPLVLALAKSIVFAQSGEIEYMNELLAARQ; translated from the coding sequence GTGACGCCCGAGGAGCCCCGGCCGCCCGAGGAACCGCAGCCGCGCGAGGCGACGCGCGCGCAGACGCGCGACGAGCCGCGCGACGCGGAGCCCACCTCCGCCACGACGATCCGCCCCTCACGCGGCCGCCTCACCCTCGCGGCGGTCGTGGCGGCGGCGGTCGTCGCGCTCGTCGCGTTCTCGGCCGGCTGGCTCGCCGCCCCGCGCATCGCGACTCCCTCCGACACCAGTGTCGAGGCGGGCTTCTCGCGCGACATGCAGGAGCACCACAACCAGGCCGTCGACATGGCGATGAACGTGCGCGAGCAGAGCGACGACCCCGAGATCCGCCAGCTCGCCTACGACATCGCCACCTCGCAGGCGAACCAGTCGGGGCAGATGTACGCCTGGCTCAACCTCTGGGGCCTGCCGCAGGCGGCGTCGCAGCCGTCGATGACGTGGATGCTGCAGCCGGTGATCGACGGATCCGACGGCGGCCACGCCCACACCTCCGCCGCCGGCACCGGCGACATGGTGCCGGGCGAGCCCATGCCCGGAATGGCCACGGCCGCCGACCTCGACCGGCTGTCACAGCTGCAGGGCGTCGAGGCGGAGAAGCTCTTCCTCGAGCTCATGATCGCGCACCACAAGGGCGGAGTCGAGATGGCCGAGGCCGTCGAGGCCCGCAGCAGCAACCCGCTGGTGCTCGCCCTGGCGAAGTCGATCGTGTTCGCGCAGTCGGGCGAGATCGAGTACATGAACGAGCTGCTGGCCGCCCGTCAGTAG
- a CDS encoding histidine kinase: protein MDRGRGHARSHPALPEGRLTIPAFPSSASTARPVDAEDLQLPKPPGFIRSWLARHPWLLDGFIAGGYAVPMASATFIAFIASLFGSQPFGTDLLRSSPVYWLLAFYVTCAVTVALLFRRHVPVISAAIIAGSLLISTMSSLQLDGVPMMFALYALAVYRSSRSAWLFTAIGAGAGCLSLVIADPGDIAGIIGYTVLFSLLLVISTLVGITFGNRRRYIVALLDRAEQLARERDQRAQLAAAAERTRIAREMHDIVAHSLTVIVALSDGAEASIDRSPESAREAVRQTGITARRALTDMRRSLGVLTESTDDPADAAERAASAPLTPQPGTADLAEMIESYRVAGLPVRYTTSGEPPVDPVLQLTVFRVVQEALTNALRYALQPGKVDVVIAYARDGIDVEVADDGVDPARGARSTGSGRGLIGMRERVALHGGTVTVGPAGARGWRVRAHLRSTDGPASPGGAAAAEGREPDAAPTGGSAPDAPAGSANVTDSAAPAGGSATAGGPRADFPAPRPEETAP from the coding sequence GTGGATCGCGGTCGTGGCCACGCCCGCAGCCATCCTGCTCTCCCGGAGGGACGCCTGACCATCCCCGCCTTCCCGTCCTCGGCATCGACGGCCCGTCCCGTCGATGCCGAGGACCTCCAGCTGCCCAAGCCGCCGGGCTTCATCCGCAGCTGGCTCGCCCGGCACCCGTGGCTGCTCGACGGCTTCATCGCCGGTGGCTACGCGGTGCCGATGGCCTCGGCGACCTTCATCGCGTTCATCGCGTCGCTGTTCGGTTCGCAGCCGTTCGGCACCGACCTGTTGCGCTCGAGCCCCGTCTACTGGTTGCTCGCGTTCTACGTCACCTGCGCGGTGACGGTGGCGCTGCTGTTCCGCCGCCACGTCCCGGTCATCAGCGCGGCCATCATCGCCGGGTCGCTGCTCATCAGCACCATGAGCTCGCTGCAGCTCGACGGCGTGCCCATGATGTTCGCGCTCTACGCCCTCGCGGTGTACCGCTCCTCCCGCTCTGCGTGGCTGTTCACGGCAATCGGCGCGGGTGCCGGCTGCCTCTCCCTCGTCATCGCCGACCCGGGAGACATCGCCGGCATCATCGGCTACACCGTGCTGTTCTCGCTGCTGCTCGTCATCTCGACCCTGGTCGGCATCACCTTCGGCAACCGCCGCCGCTACATCGTCGCCCTGCTCGACCGCGCCGAGCAGCTGGCCCGCGAGCGCGACCAGCGCGCGCAGCTCGCCGCCGCCGCCGAGCGCACCCGCATCGCGCGCGAGATGCACGACATCGTGGCGCACAGCCTCACCGTCATCGTCGCGCTCAGCGACGGGGCGGAGGCGAGCATCGACCGCTCGCCCGAGTCGGCCCGCGAGGCCGTGCGGCAGACCGGCATCACTGCACGCCGCGCCCTCACCGACATGCGGCGTTCGCTCGGCGTGCTGACCGAGTCGACGGATGACCCGGCCGACGCCGCGGAGCGTGCGGCGTCGGCCCCGCTCACGCCGCAGCCCGGTACCGCCGACCTCGCCGAGATGATCGAGTCGTACCGCGTGGCGGGCCTCCCGGTGCGCTACACCACCTCGGGTGAACCACCCGTCGACCCCGTGCTGCAGCTCACGGTGTTCCGGGTGGTGCAGGAGGCGCTCACGAACGCACTGCGTTACGCCCTGCAGCCGGGCAAGGTCGACGTCGTGATCGCCTACGCCCGCGACGGCATCGACGTCGAGGTGGCCGACGACGGCGTCGACCCGGCCCGCGGTGCCCGCTCGACCGGTTCGGGGCGCGGGCTCATCGGCATGCGGGAGCGAGTCGCCTTGCACGGCGGCACGGTCACCGTGGGGCCGGCGGGCGCCCGCGGCTGGCGGGTGCGCGCCCACCTGCGGTCCACCGACGGTCCTGCCTCGCCCGGCGGTGCCGCAGCGGCGGAGGGACGCGAACCCGACGCCGCCCCCACCGGCGGCTCCGCCCCCGACGCCCCCGCCGGCTCCGCCAACGTCACCGACAGCGCCGCCCCCGCCGGCGGCTCCGCCACCGCCGGCGGCCCTCGCGCAGACTTCCCCGCCCCCCGCCCAGAGGAGACCGCCCCGTGA
- a CDS encoding DUF3105 domain-containing protein: MRTVPSRPDSSAPVPPKAKGQAKQLSVKQERDARRAEKVQAMLAQQKRQQRNRRIGWISGLAAGVVAVGLIIGFVVSSATPKVDPASISIGELKTFPGLTANHVTGTVDYEMTPPAGGDHNAVWLNCGVYDQPVPNENAVHALEHGAVWVTYDPAQVDEAGVQTLRDELPSTYVVLSPFENLGAPVVASAWGNQVFLEGVDDARLTDFVQKFWRSNDAPEPGAACTGGLNAAGKVA; the protein is encoded by the coding sequence ATGAGAACCGTGCCGTCCCGTCCCGACTCCTCCGCGCCCGTTCCCCCGAAGGCGAAAGGCCAGGCCAAGCAGCTGAGCGTCAAGCAGGAGCGCGACGCGCGCCGCGCCGAGAAGGTGCAGGCCATGCTCGCGCAGCAGAAGCGCCAGCAGCGGAACCGCCGCATCGGCTGGATCAGCGGCCTCGCCGCGGGCGTCGTGGCCGTGGGCCTCATCATCGGCTTCGTCGTCTCGAGCGCCACCCCGAAGGTCGACCCCGCGTCGATCTCGATCGGCGAACTCAAGACCTTCCCCGGCCTCACGGCGAACCACGTCACGGGCACGGTCGACTACGAGATGACGCCGCCGGCGGGCGGCGACCACAACGCCGTCTGGCTGAACTGCGGCGTCTACGACCAGCCGGTGCCCAACGAGAACGCCGTCCACGCCCTCGAGCACGGCGCGGTCTGGGTGACCTACGACCCGGCGCAGGTCGACGAGGCCGGCGTGCAGACACTCCGCGACGAGCTCCCCAGCACCTACGTCGTGCTCTCCCCGTTCGAGAACCTCGGTGCCCCCGTCGTCGCCTCCGCCTGGGGCAACCAGGTGTTCCTCGAGGGTGTCGACGACGCCCGCCTCACCGACTTCGTGCAGAAGTTCTGGCGCTCGAACGACGCCCCCGAGCCCGGCGCGGCCTGCACCGGCGGCTTGAACGCCGCGGGCAAGGTGGCCTGA
- a CDS encoding ABC transporter ATP-binding protein: MSGASAVRVTGLRKSFKALEVLRGVDFEVAPGTVFALLGSNGAGKTTVVRILSTLLRADGGSAEVAGFDVAARPAKVRQALSLTGQFAAVDEVLTGRENLVLVARLRHLPDPGSIADGLLDRFSLREAATRRAGTYSGGMRRRLDIAMSLIGDPAVIVLDEPTTGLDPEARLEVWQTVRELAAGGTTVLLTTQYLEEAEQLADRIAILHEGRILVEGTLAELKALLPPARVQYVEKQPTLEEVFLSLVGGAAA, encoded by the coding sequence GTGAGCGGAGCATCCGCTGTGCGCGTGACGGGCCTGCGCAAGTCGTTCAAGGCCCTCGAGGTGCTGCGCGGGGTCGACTTCGAGGTGGCGCCCGGCACGGTGTTCGCGCTGCTCGGCTCGAACGGGGCCGGCAAGACCACGGTGGTGCGCATCCTCTCCACCCTGCTGCGAGCGGATGGCGGGAGCGCCGAGGTGGCCGGCTTCGACGTCGCCGCCCGGCCCGCGAAGGTGCGGCAGGCGCTCAGCCTCACGGGGCAGTTCGCGGCGGTCGACGAGGTGCTCACCGGGCGGGAGAACCTCGTGCTGGTGGCGCGGTTGCGACACCTGCCCGACCCCGGGTCGATCGCAGACGGGCTGCTCGACCGGTTCTCGCTCCGCGAAGCCGCGACGCGTCGGGCGGGCACCTACTCGGGCGGCATGCGGCGGCGGCTCGACATCGCCATGAGCCTCATCGGCGACCCCGCCGTGATCGTGCTCGACGAGCCCACCACGGGCCTCGACCCCGAGGCGCGGCTCGAGGTGTGGCAGACGGTGCGCGAGCTCGCGGCCGGAGGCACGACGGTGCTGCTCACCACGCAGTACCTCGAGGAGGCCGAGCAGCTCGCCGACCGCATCGCGATCCTGCACGAGGGGCGCATCCTGGTGGAGGGAACGCTCGCCGAGCTCAAGGCGCTGCTGCCTCCCGCGCGCGTGCAGTACGTCGAGAAGCAGCCCACGCTCGAAGAGGTCTTCCTCTCGCTGGTGGGAGGTGCTGCGGCATGA
- a CDS encoding response regulator: MRMVLEAQPGIEVVGEAGDGREAIDAVARLTPDVVLMDVRMPGLDGIEATRAIVATNPASRIIILTTFDLDEYAFAGLNAGASGFLLKDAQPTELVAAIRAVASGDAAVSPRITRKLLELFGPALPGQGAGAGSGSGTVSGGGAASGAAGDSPLDPADAARLASLTEREHEVLVAMAEGLTNTEIAGRLFLSESTVKTHVGRVLMKLELRDRVQAVIFAYSAGLV; this comes from the coding sequence ATGAGGATGGTGCTCGAGGCCCAGCCCGGCATCGAGGTGGTGGGCGAGGCTGGCGATGGGCGCGAGGCCATCGACGCCGTCGCGCGCCTCACACCCGACGTCGTGCTGATGGACGTGCGCATGCCCGGCCTCGACGGCATCGAGGCGACTCGCGCGATCGTGGCGACGAACCCGGCGAGCCGCATCATCATCCTCACCACCTTCGACCTCGACGAGTACGCCTTCGCGGGACTGAACGCCGGGGCGAGCGGGTTCCTGCTGAAAGACGCGCAGCCCACCGAGCTCGTGGCGGCGATCAGGGCCGTCGCCTCGGGCGACGCGGCGGTGTCGCCGCGCATCACGCGCAAGCTGCTCGAGCTGTTCGGCCCAGCGCTGCCGGGCCAGGGTGCCGGGGCAGGGTCGGGATCAGGCACGGTGTCGGGCGGCGGTGCCGCGTCGGGCGCCGCCGGCGACTCCCCGCTCGACCCCGCCGACGCCGCACGCCTCGCCTCCCTCACCGAGCGGGAGCACGAGGTGCTGGTGGCGATGGCGGAGGGGCTCACGAACACCGAGATCGCCGGGCGCCTGTTCCTCTCCGAGTCGACGGTGAAGACCCACGTCGGCCGGGTGCTCATGAAGCTCGAGCTCCGCGACCGGGTGCAGGCTGTGATCTTCGCCTACTCGGCCGGGCTGGTCTAG
- a CDS encoding endo alpha-1,4 polygalactosaminidase: MSSLDVQLGDGVRRRRSRWLAVAGAGLVAAVVLSGCTAAADEGEPDVAATASAPATPTPTPTATAVGGVKQLPADPVFDYQLGGGYEPPKGVTVVVRDSTDTPAKGLYNVCYVNAFQSQPDATWPDVLVVHDDEGEPLADAGWPDEYILDISTDDNRQAIVERQSETIAGCAAAGFDAVEFDNLDSYTRAKGAFDLEAAVTFATSLVAFAHEVGLAVGQKNTPELGDRGATEIGFDFAVSEQCALFDECEAYTGPYGARVLDIEYADDLRGTFEEVCANPATPRSVILRDHDLVPKGEKGYVYERC; encoded by the coding sequence ATGAGCAGTCTCGACGTTCAGCTGGGCGACGGCGTGCGCCGGCGCCGATCGCGCTGGCTCGCCGTGGCCGGCGCGGGCCTCGTCGCAGCCGTGGTGCTGAGCGGATGCACGGCGGCAGCAGACGAGGGAGAACCCGACGTCGCTGCCACGGCGAGCGCACCGGCGACTCCGACGCCCACCCCCACCGCCACCGCGGTCGGCGGGGTGAAGCAGCTTCCGGCCGACCCCGTGTTCGACTACCAGCTGGGCGGGGGGTACGAGCCGCCGAAGGGCGTCACCGTCGTGGTGCGCGACAGCACCGACACCCCCGCGAAGGGCCTGTACAACGTCTGCTACGTCAACGCCTTCCAGAGTCAGCCCGATGCCACCTGGCCCGATGTGCTCGTCGTGCACGACGACGAGGGCGAGCCGCTCGCCGACGCGGGCTGGCCCGACGAGTACATTCTCGACATCTCCACCGACGACAACCGTCAGGCCATCGTCGAGCGCCAGTCGGAGACGATCGCCGGATGCGCGGCCGCAGGCTTCGACGCGGTCGAGTTCGACAACCTCGACTCGTACACCCGCGCGAAGGGGGCGTTCGACCTCGAAGCGGCGGTCACCTTCGCCACCTCCCTCGTCGCCTTCGCGCACGAGGTCGGCCTCGCCGTGGGCCAGAAGAACACGCCGGAGCTCGGCGACCGCGGTGCGACCGAGATCGGCTTCGACTTCGCGGTCTCGGAGCAGTGCGCCCTGTTCGACGAGTGCGAGGCCTACACCGGCCCCTACGGTGCGAGGGTGCTCGACATCGAGTACGCCGACGACCTGCGCGGCACCTTCGAGGAGGTCTGTGCGAACCCGGCGACGCCGCGGAGCGTCATCCTGCGCGACCACGACCTCGTGCCCAAGGGCGAGAAGGGGTACGTGTACGAGCGGTGCTGA
- a CDS encoding ABC transporter permease produces MPEPRLRFGGVLKSEWIKLTTLRSTIWAYVILVVLQIAMGVLISFTIPDATGADATGVAVQSGASAAVFAASLGVMFNQLVISVLGVLVISGEYGTGQIRSSLTAVPRRLPVLWAKALVFAVTSFVVGLVAIVATYAVTVPLLSARGYTSSLLDTEVWAHLVGAAGYLALIGLVAFFLGAVLRHTAGGIAAAVGLLLVVPTVLSFVNAEWSTVLGQWLPGVVGQSLFFGGDVFEPWQAVLVMLGWIAVVATPAAILLSRRDA; encoded by the coding sequence ATGCCCGAGCCTCGCCTGCGGTTCGGCGGCGTGCTGAAGAGCGAGTGGATCAAGCTGACCACGCTCCGCTCGACGATCTGGGCCTACGTCATCCTCGTCGTGCTGCAGATCGCCATGGGGGTGCTGATCAGTTTCACCATCCCCGACGCGACGGGCGCCGACGCGACAGGGGTGGCCGTGCAGAGCGGAGCCAGCGCCGCGGTGTTCGCGGCGTCGCTCGGCGTGATGTTCAACCAGCTGGTGATCTCGGTGCTCGGCGTGCTGGTGATCAGCGGCGAGTACGGAACGGGGCAGATCCGGTCGAGCCTCACCGCCGTGCCGCGGCGCCTCCCGGTGCTCTGGGCCAAGGCGCTCGTGTTCGCCGTCACCAGCTTCGTGGTGGGCCTCGTCGCCATCGTCGCCACCTATGCCGTCACCGTGCCGCTGCTCTCCGCCCGCGGTTACACCTCGTCCCTGCTCGACACCGAGGTGTGGGCGCACCTGGTGGGTGCTGCGGGGTACCTGGCGCTCATCGGGCTGGTCGCGTTCTTCCTCGGCGCCGTGCTGCGGCACACCGCCGGCGGGATCGCCGCCGCCGTGGGCCTCCTGCTCGTGGTGCCGACCGTGCTCTCGTTCGTCAACGCCGAGTGGTCGACCGTGCTCGGCCAGTGGCTGCCCGGAGTGGTGGGCCAGTCGTTGTTCTTCGGCGGCGACGTGTTCGAGCCGTGGCAGGCCGTGCTGGTTATGCTCGGGTGGATCGCGGTCGTGGCCACGCCCGCAGCCATCCTGCTCTCCCGGAGGGACGCCTGA